A portion of the Calliphora vicina chromosome 5, idCalVici1.1, whole genome shotgun sequence genome contains these proteins:
- the LOC135961168 gene encoding uncharacterized protein LOC135961168: protein MQRSPSRKSSRLQTAMSQNVNSSTPAGTNSSATVSQMPSVQNVSSVALGTTIVTSASISAPREPTPAVSTQNIFSSTSEEPFSLPPLVPGPNVRTQPPQTISSDNENLQRQIDILQAQLANAQRALRANQNLNTPNVIGHNAPVIQSISSGPENMVDRRNPTPYSYVSQSDQLMTSQPLIVSPATVPMPVQRKLYDLPEFCGTPEDWPMFLSALEHSTAAYSYNNFENCLRLQKALKGEARECVKSLLIHPNNVPTIIEQLKLQYGRPELLIRCQLQQMKEVQPIAENAIDKLVPYSIKVRNLAAFLESANGYQHLSNPTLMEELVQKLPMSKRLDWAQFASTLPQLPTILDYSTWLQRVANLVRSVQISSSSGNRSNSDPKRKVVLYASDGPERQLKCFYCVGPHKIFDCKKFLELSVPNRWSEVKRLKLCFSCLSGGHSSKDCRRRKQCPVEKCQRNHNKLLHETKPNEPSERSVNVPPTERASTVEPVLSCVSSASERSDLLFRVLPVVLYGPNCAIETYALLDEGSSVTMMDSSLVRQLGLHGRQSQLNLSWYGGKSAQESVMVVDLHVSGVNKKRKYALKNVYGVSNLKLPSQSFNADLVKNHGVPLNSYECVAPKVLIGLDHCHLGLPDEIVPLEDAGPYAANTPLGWVVFGNVKGGRPGTQTCLLTQFDNLNNLVANYFETENVGVKALPVIESRDELCAREILRNSTKRVAGRFESRLLWCNDDVVLPDSYSMALNRFFGMERKMKNNPEFGAAYKQLMSEYLQKRYVRKLLLSEVDTFHPRTWYLPHFGVVNPNKPGKIRMVFDAAAKVEGVSLNSKLLKGPQQYKPLPSVLFNFRIGSVAVCGDIKEMFHQVVVAEEDRCSQRFLWRDDASGPPEVYEMLVMTFGAACSPCIAHYVKEIHKVAGFEMLRRHSVLWDEMLPIVASLQAMWNKWRQELRNVVHVKVPRFYFGNGLPLELELHIFVDASEDVWKWLPTVLNVADDTTRAENKVDFSIETRWFQGPQFLYENEADWPNKNSEKSDDLCEEELHPKFVMLVSTNLVIDFNRFSSFLRLKRTMAWVLRFINRCRKYDKCNGSRCLCAEELMVAETSLCRLSQEKCFAFEINVLKSGGSLKKDNVLFSLSPYFDENNLLRVSGRIYAASWLPLDARHPIILSPCHRFTQLFVAHVHNKMRHQHFEATIGKIRKRFWIPRLRNLLSKTTSNCNICKIRRAVPVAPFMGSLPSDRLTPYVRPFTYTGVDYFGPLNVTVGRRHEKRWVALFTCLTIRAVHLEVAYDLSTDSCILAIRNFINRRGTPLKIRSDNEKNFVGVNQEAQRFDEVFDLVKIEDELSTRGIEWQFNCPHNPAEGGIWERMVQCVKKVLRVTLKEVAPKEHTLQSFLIEAENIVNSRPLTHLPVSPEDEEPLTPNHFLLGSANTAQTPEGIEITKPVVLKKQWRIARQLRDHFWKRWIVEYLPTLTRRSKWCEHTKPVAPGDLVLICDPAVSRRGRVVNVFPGSDGVIRRADVLTSSGILKRPVSKLAVLDLE, encoded by the coding sequence ATGCAACGGTCGCCATCTAGAAAAAGCTCTCGTTTGCAGACAGCAATGAGCCAAAATGTGAATAGTTCCACGCCTGCCGGAACAAATAGTTCAGCAACTGTTTCTCAAATGCCGTCGGTACAAAATGTCAGTTCTGTTGCCCTCGGAACGACAATCGTAACTAGTGCCTCTATAAGTGCCCCTAGAGAACCGACACCTGCTGTATCAACGCAAAACATTTTCAGTTCAACAAGTGAAGAGCCCTTTAGTCTGCCGCCGTTAGTGCCCGGTCCTAATGTGAGAACCCAGCCACCACAAACCATATCGTCTGATAATGAGAACCTGCAACGACAAATTGATATCCTGCAAGCTCAATTGGCAAACGCTCAACGTGCTTTAAgagcaaatcaaaatttaaatacgcCGAATGTTATTGGACATAATGCGCCAGTCATCCAAAGTATTAGCAGTGGCCCTGAGAACATGGTTGATCGCCGGAATCCAACGCCATATTCCTATGTTAGTCAGTCAGACCAGTTGATGACATCTCAGCCTCTTATTGTTTCCCCTGCTACAGTGCCCATGCCAGTACAACGCAAACTTTATGATCTGCCCGAATTTTGTGGTACTCCCGAGGACTGGCCAATGTTTTTGTCTGCCCTTGAACATTCGACAGCGGCATATTcatacaataattttgaaaattgtttgagaTTGCAGAAGGCTTTGAAAGGTGAAGCCAGAGAGTGCGTGAAGTCGTTGCTCATCCACCCAAATAATGTGCCAACAATTATAGAGCAATTAAAGCTACAATATGGTCGCCCAGAGTTGCTTATTCGATGCCAATTGCAACAGATGAAGGAAGTTCAGCCCATAGCAGAAAACGCGATCGATAAATTGGTGCCGTATTCCATTAAGGTCAGAAATTTAGCAGCATTTTTGGAATCTGCCAATGGTTATCAACATTTGTCGAATCCAACACTCATGGAGGAGTTAGTACAGAAGCTGCCAATGAGCAAACGTTTGGATTGGGCCCAGTTTGCTTCAACTTTACCTCAGTTGCCGACTATTTTGGATTATAGTACCTGGCTCCAGCGTGTTGCAAATTTGGTAAGAAGTGTGCAAATAAGCAGTTCAAGTGGCAATAGATCTAACAGTGATCCAAAACGAAAAGTGGTTTTATATGCTTCTGATGGCCCAGAACGtcagttaaaatgtttttattgtgttggcccacataaaatttttgattgtaagaaatttttagaattgaGTGTGCCTAATAGATGGAGTGAAGTGAAGAGATTGAAGTTATGTTTTTCGTGTCTCAGTGGTGGCCATTCAAGTAAAGATTGTCGTCGGCGTAAGCAGTGTCCAGTGGAAAAGTGCCAAAGAAATCACAATAAATTACTGCATGAAACTAAACCTAATGAACCAAGTGAACGATCCGTAAATGTGCCGCCAACAGAGAGAGCTTCAACAGTCGAACCAGTGCTTAGTTGTGTTTCAAGTGCTAGTGAAAGAAGTGATTTGTTGTTCAGAGTGCTCCCAGTGGTTCTTTATGGACCAAATTGTGCTATTGAAACTTATGCACTCCTAGATGAAGGTTCTTCGGTCACGATGATGGATAGCTCTTTAGTGAGACAGCTTGGACTGCATGGTCGACAAAGTCAATTGAATTTGAGTTGGTATGGTGGTAAATCGGCACAAGAATCAGTTATGGTGGTGGATCTTCATGTGAGCGGTGTTAATAAGAAGAGGAAATATgctttgaaaaatgtgtatggTGTCTCGAATTTGAAGTTGCCTAGTCAGAGTTTTAATGCGGATTTAGTAAAGAATCATGGTGTGCCTTTAAACTCATATGAATGTGTGGCTCCAAAGGTACTAATTGGATTGGACCATTGCCATTTAGGATTGCCCGATGAAATAGTCCCTTTGGAAGATGCTGGTCCATATGCTGCCAATACTCCTCTTGGATGGGTTGTTTTTGGAAACGTGAAAGGAGGTCGCCCTGGAACCCAAACATGTTTGCTGACACAGTtcgataatttaaataatttggtggcaaattattttgaaactgaAAATGTTGGTGTTAAGGCTCTACCAGTGATTGAGTCAAGAGATGAATTATGTGCACGAGAGATATTGAGAAATTCGACGAAGAGGGTTGCCGGAAGATTTGAATCCAGACTACTATGGTGTAATGATGACGTAGTCCTGCCGGATAGCTATTCCATGGCCCttaatagattttttggaatggaaagaaaaatgaaaaataatcctGAATTTGGTGCGGCCTATAAACAATTAATGAGTGAATATTTGCAGAAGCGGTATGTACGCAAATTATTATTGAGTGAAGTTGATACATTTCATCCGAGAACGTGGTACTTGCCCCACTTTGGTGTCGTAAACCCTAATAAGCCAGGGAAGATTCGTATGGTGTTCGATGCAGCAGCAAAGGTGGAAGGTGTCTCGTTGAATTCAAAGTTATTGAAAGGCCCTCAGCAGTACAAACCGTTGCcatcagttttatttaattttagaatcGGTTCCGTAGCTGTTTGTGGGGACATAAAGGAAATGTTTCAtcaagttgttgttgctgaggAAGACAGGTGTTCGCAGAGGTTCTTGTGGCGAGATGATGCTAGTGGTCCACCGGAAGTGTATGAGATGCTTGTGATGACGTTTGGAGCTGCCTGTTCGCCCTGTATTGCCCATTATGTGAAGGAAATACATAAAGTTGCTGGTTTTGAAATGCTCAGGAGACATAGTGTACTTTGGGATGAGATGTTGCCCATTGTTGCGTCATTACAAGCGATGTGGAATAAATGGCGCCAAGAGCTAAGAAATGTTGTCCATGTAAAGGTTCCacgattttattttggaaatggtTTGCCCTTGGAGTTAgagctgcatatttttgttgatgcCAGTGAAGATGTTTGGAAATGGTTGCCTACAGTTCTCAATGTTGCCGATGATACTACAAGAGCTGAAAATAAAGTTGATTTTTCCATTGAAACACGTTGGTTCCAAGGGCcacaatttttgtatgaaaacgaaGCTGACTGGCCGAATAAGAATTCTGAGAAATCTGATGATTTGTGTGAAGAAGAACTACACCCCAAATTTGTCATGCTGGTTAGTACAAATTTAGTTATTGATTTTAATcgtttttcttcatttctcAGGCTTAAACGAACAATGGCTTGGGTTCTGAGATTTATCAATCGCTGCCGAAAATATGATAAATGTAATGGTTCGAGATGCCTGTGTGCTGAAGAGTTAATGGTTGCTGAAACTAGTCTGTGTCGTCTGTCCCAAGAAAAGTGTTTCGCCTTTGaaataaacgttttaaaatctgGTGGTTCTTTAAAAAAGGATAACGTGTTATTTTCCCTTTCGCcatattttgatgaaaataatttacttcGAGTGAGCGGTCGTATATATGCTGCGAGTTGGTTGCCTTTAGATGCCAGGCACCCCATTATTTTGTCGCCCTGTCACCGCTTTACACAACTATTTGTTGCCCATGTGCATAATAAAATGAGACATCAACATTTTGAGGCTACCATAGGCAAAATAAGGAAAAGATTCTGGATTCCACGACTTCGAAATCTGTTGAGTAAGACCACATCAAATTGCAACATTTGTAAGATTCGTCGTGCTGTTCCAGTAGCTCCTTTTATGGGATCGTTGCCAAGTGATAGACTAACTCCATATGTCCGGCCATTTACTTATACTGGTGTTGACTATTTTGGCCCATTAAATGTGACTGTTGGTAGACGCCATGAAAAACGTTGGGTTGCCCTGTTTACGTGCCTTACAATCAGAGCTGTACATTTAGAAGTGGCCTATGATCTATCTACTGATTCGTGTATTTTGGCTATACGGAATTTTATAAATCGTCGTGGCACCCCGTTGAAGATTCGGAGTGATAACGAAAAGAATTTTGTTGGAGTTAACCAAGAAGCCCAGCGATTTGATGAAGTATTTGATCTGGTTAAAATTGAAGATGAGTTGTCCACAAGGGGCATTGAATGGCAGTTTAATTGTCCACATAATCCTGCAGAAGGTGGAATATGGGAGCGAATGGTTCAATGTGTTAAAAAGGTTTTAAGAGTAACCCTAAAAGAAGTCGCCCCAAAAGAGCACACCttgcaaagttttttaattgaagCCGAAAACATCGTGAACTCTCGCCCATTGACTCACTTGCCTGTCAGTCCGGAAGACGAAGAACCATTGACGCCTAATCATTTCTTGTTGGGTTCTGCAAATACGGCTCAAACGCCAGAAGGTATTGAAATTACAAAGCCAGTGGTACTGAAGAAGCAGTGGCGAATTGCTCGACAGCTACGAGATCATTTTTGGAAAAGATGGATTGTGGAATATTTGCCCACACTTACAAGACGGTCCAAATGGTGCGAACATACGAAGCCTGTGGCCCCGGGAGATCTTGTACTAATTTGTGATCCAGCTGTTTCCCGCCGAGGTCGTGTCGTAAATGTGTTTCCTGGCAGTGATGGTGTAATCCGAAGAGCTGATGTCCTAACAAGTAGTGGAATACTTAAACGCCCAGTTTCCAAACTAGCAGTCCTTGATTTGGAGTAG